From one Vibrio neonatus genomic stretch:
- a CDS encoding ABC transporter transmembrane domain-containing protein: MPFSLLHTYDRILPNQSYDTATILFVGVVTAVLLEGFLRYFRSWMMASAAANFELKVSKEVVTSLFKSDYKLVANMNVGRIFNGVSAIGHMRDMYSGQAKVALIDLPFACLFLWLVYFIGGNLVFIPIAVWVVVTLMILFLGRKLTKLTKSLSLTESQRTRIFIRVFSGLTSVKALAQEAHLSASFRTTNYQLQQQQKRVDWLSIRLQECIGGASQATTLLIIMLGALLVIDGHMTTGGLTACSILAGRAVAPLSAIIGLYTRVASAEVAKEEVLELINIPEAKFSGKVKLDERLKSDVISFDGVKMPVASKLLSLDDIALPEKSLIQVTSDSLYFASEALSMMVGLEPPTEGEVRIGENNIYDLEYEAYRDGVVLVSAWPNLFSGTLLENMTMFTPELEADAMQMADRLGLTATLAELPSGYQTRIDESGIETFNKGTIKLIALVRALVQDPAFLMLEQPFLSLDIPSAELVAQVLQEEKHQRSIFTTGYLSPQSLQYDHILRIDATGEGKLLTNPAINEQGNA; encoded by the coding sequence ATGCCATTTTCTCTGTTGCATACCTATGACCGAATATTGCCGAATCAGAGCTACGACACTGCGACTATTCTATTTGTTGGAGTAGTAACTGCGGTACTTCTGGAAGGTTTCCTACGCTATTTTCGCAGTTGGATGATGGCCTCTGCCGCCGCTAATTTCGAGCTCAAAGTGTCTAAAGAGGTAGTGACGTCTCTGTTCAAAAGTGATTATAAACTCGTTGCTAATATGAATGTCGGCCGAATCTTTAACGGCGTCAGTGCCATTGGACACATGCGTGATATGTATTCCGGTCAGGCAAAAGTTGCCTTAATCGATCTCCCTTTTGCATGTTTGTTCCTATGGCTGGTCTATTTTATCGGTGGCAATCTAGTCTTCATCCCTATTGCGGTGTGGGTAGTAGTGACCTTGATGATTCTTTTCTTGGGTCGCAAGTTGACTAAGCTAACCAAATCTCTTTCGTTAACCGAAAGCCAACGTACACGTATTTTTATTCGTGTTTTTTCTGGCCTGACAAGCGTGAAAGCCCTTGCGCAAGAAGCGCATCTTTCAGCCTCTTTTAGAACAACCAACTATCAATTGCAGCAACAGCAAAAGCGCGTTGATTGGCTCTCTATCCGACTTCAAGAATGTATCGGTGGAGCATCACAGGCAACAACACTATTAATCATTATGCTTGGTGCGCTTCTTGTTATTGATGGTCATATGACCACAGGGGGGCTGACTGCATGTTCAATTCTGGCAGGTCGCGCCGTTGCCCCGCTATCGGCAATTATTGGCTTATATACACGAGTTGCGTCTGCAGAAGTGGCTAAAGAAGAAGTTCTTGAATTAATTAATATTCCAGAGGCTAAGTTTAGCGGCAAAGTGAAACTTGATGAGCGACTAAAATCAGATGTTATCTCTTTTGATGGCGTAAAAATGCCAGTCGCGAGCAAGCTATTGTCGCTAGATGATATTGCATTGCCTGAAAAATCACTGATTCAGGTTACATCCGATTCACTGTATTTTGCCAGTGAAGCATTATCTATGATGGTAGGGCTTGAGCCACCGACGGAAGGTGAAGTACGTATTGGTGAGAATAATATTTATGATCTTGAATATGAAGCTTACCGTGATGGAGTGGTGTTGGTATCCGCATGGCCAAATTTATTCTCAGGTACCCTGCTTGAAAATATGACCATGTTTACGCCAGAGTTAGAGGCTGATGCTATGCAAATGGCCGATAGATTAGGCCTAACAGCCACACTTGCAGAATTGCCTTCCGGTTATCAAACTCGAATTGATGAAAGTGGTATAGAAACCTTTAATAAAGGCACCATTAAGCTTATCGCCTTGGTACGAGCGTTAGTACAAGACCCAGCATTTTTAATGCTTGAACAACCCTTTTTATCATTAGACATTCCCTCTGCAGAATTAGTCGCACAAGTATTGCAAGAGGAAAAACATCAACGCAGTATTTTCACAACCGGCTATTTGAGTCCACAGAGCCTGCAATATGATCACATATTGAGAATTGATGCAACAGGTGAGGGCAAACTGCTCACAAACCCTGCGATAAATGAGCAAGGAAACGCATAA
- a CDS encoding peptidase domain-containing ABC transporter: MTTQSGNTLRSIAGSFLKQVGMHAQARNIAKNPHLEHMSPLDLVEQLKKFNVTYTIDIPNQDQLEDTHYPFIGITSGREEDGEYHAILFRRSGKKFQKQVPGHRRWQDADFSEIQQFSHIVVLESIPSKQLSVRTFIKEVNLRKKWYWPVLVLTFMSTVTGLSIPLFTMSVYDKVIGGHLVEVLPELGMGAAIAVFIYVSARLVRGYILSKVVTEFVREISNTTLHRLIHMPLTLLTRVGITNHINRMRNTERVRSMLAGTVGGGMLDLPFVIIVLITIALLAGWLVLVPIIMILLHKLVSSLLTKFTNAALPAIYNEHQDGITELSKNILFLKSGGNAKGWIQRLHRLNRENSRQNFMFAKRNGLYGAVSHVMTMVTGLVTIFVGIFLVLNHSITSGALIACVMLIWRITGPAAMAFSSSLKIDMLKSAVTQFDGFLTVQTENNELRLDIPQMDKAPEVNFKGVTLRYDAESAPALYGIEFEALAGESVAVLGPNGCGKSSLLITTLGVLEPQAGYISLNGRNIRQYDPQVYRTWCSYAPAETQLVEGSLADNIRLQKPSATDEEIIAALKQAGGQALLDLVEGDIYASMFEACNIMLRSVDAEAIALARVIISDSNFILMDEPVAGGNPKVKAAFVKFIQSCKGSKTLIFSTHDQNLLPLVDKVVVLDKGAVAFAGPLPQQPAVEPQGEADA; the protein is encoded by the coding sequence ATGACGACACAATCTGGAAATACATTGCGCAGTATTGCAGGCAGTTTCTTAAAGCAAGTGGGTATGCATGCACAGGCGCGCAATATTGCAAAAAATCCGCATCTTGAACACATGTCACCGCTAGATTTGGTAGAGCAACTAAAAAAGTTTAACGTTACCTATACCATTGATATCCCAAACCAAGACCAGCTTGAGGATACCCATTATCCGTTTATTGGTATTACGTCAGGGCGTGAAGAGGATGGTGAGTATCATGCTATTTTGTTTCGTCGCAGCGGTAAAAAATTTCAAAAACAAGTGCCTGGACATCGCCGCTGGCAAGATGCTGATTTTAGTGAAATACAACAGTTTAGCCATATTGTGGTACTGGAATCGATCCCAAGTAAGCAATTATCAGTTCGTACTTTTATCAAGGAAGTGAACCTGCGTAAAAAATGGTATTGGCCAGTCCTTGTTTTAACCTTTATGTCGACGGTTACTGGCCTATCCATTCCACTGTTTACTATGTCTGTTTATGACAAAGTTATTGGTGGACACTTAGTTGAGGTGTTGCCTGAACTTGGTATGGGTGCGGCGATTGCAGTCTTTATTTATGTGAGTGCGCGGCTAGTTCGTGGCTATATATTATCTAAAGTTGTGACTGAGTTTGTACGTGAAATATCAAACACGACGTTACATCGATTAATCCATATGCCCCTCACTTTGCTTACGCGAGTGGGGATCACTAACCACATTAACCGTATGAGAAATACAGAGCGTGTACGTTCTATGTTAGCGGGTACTGTGGGTGGCGGTATGTTGGATCTGCCTTTTGTCATTATTGTATTGATTACCATCGCACTGCTGGCAGGTTGGTTAGTGTTAGTACCGATTATTATGATACTGCTCCATAAACTCGTCTCTTCTTTGTTGACTAAATTTACCAATGCGGCCTTGCCGGCTATCTATAATGAACATCAAGACGGCATTACCGAATTATCGAAAAATATTCTGTTTTTAAAATCGGGCGGTAATGCCAAAGGCTGGATTCAGCGTTTACATCGTTTAAATCGTGAAAATAGCCGTCAAAACTTTATGTTTGCTAAGCGCAATGGATTGTATGGTGCGGTAAGCCATGTAATGACCATGGTTACAGGCCTAGTCACTATCTTTGTCGGCATCTTTTTGGTGCTAAACCACAGCATTACCTCCGGTGCTTTGATTGCTTGTGTGATGCTTATTTGGCGCATTACAGGCCCGGCAGCTATGGCGTTTTCGTCATCACTTAAAATTGATATGTTAAAGAGCGCGGTGACTCAATTTGATGGTTTTTTAACAGTGCAAACGGAAAATAATGAATTGCGTTTGGACATTCCGCAAATGGATAAAGCCCCTGAGGTTAACTTTAAAGGAGTGACTTTGCGCTATGATGCTGAGTCTGCTCCAGCTCTTTATGGTATTGAGTTTGAGGCGCTCGCGGGTGAAAGCGTTGCTGTATTAGGGCCTAATGGCTGCGGAAAATCCTCTTTGCTGATCACTACGTTAGGTGTTTTAGAGCCTCAAGCAGGCTATATTTCATTAAATGGACGAAATATCCGTCAGTATGATCCACAGGTGTATCGAACTTGGTGCAGTTATGCCCCTGCAGAAACACAGCTAGTTGAGGGCTCACTGGCGGATAATATTCGTTTGCAAAAGCCGTCAGCAACGGATGAAGAAATCATTGCTGCGCTTAAACAAGCAGGTGGACAAGCACTGCTTGATTTGGTTGAAGGTGACATATACGCAAGCATGTTTGAGGCATGCAATATCATGCTACGTTCGGTCGATGCTGAGGCTATCGCATTGGCTCGCGTTATCATCTCTGACTCAAACTTTATTTTGATGGACGAGCCGGTTGCAGGTGGCAACCCTAAAGTGAAGGCCGCTTTTGTTAAATTTATTCAGTCTTGCAAGGGCTCGAAAACCCTGATTTTCTCGACGCATGATCAAAATCTTCTACCGCTGGTGGATAAGGTTGTCGTGCTGGACAAGGGCGCAGTGGCCTTTGCCGGTCCTTTACCACAGCAACCTGCTGTTGAACCACAAGGAGAAGCCGATGCGTAA
- a CDS encoding HlyD family type I secretion periplasmic adaptor subunit, translating into MRNSRTPHNDDWPDYEFSNSIESSKDRRLIRRVALLICFAIAILLLWSTQATVEEISKSKGQIIPLGHKQVIQSQSGGTIASVDVEEGQMVKKGQHLVHFVSEKNLSTKDELEVKRANFEMRIKRYDAYINKQALDLTEYATKYPKLTANHIEAFDKMKEKREASEKVIESEIQKTNAELSGVLEELPSLRNQLKASHRMYLLMKEAGQNQSISEVKFLETKQKYDSYQQQVNSLNSRSKVLKRSLDNLNKQLIQKDIDLVSEVSEKRTEAQTDLIATNARLRSSAADVKDDVVKAPVEGVIQSIPTTSAGSVVKPGGMVAVIVPVTKQGLMETKLSPRDIGFVQVGDLARIKIDAFDYSRYGSLTGVVKSISPTTDQDQRGGVYYKVKISIAKPYFEKDPEYLKTIPGMTGEADIITGKKTVFEYLWKPVFTNMTSAFSER; encoded by the coding sequence ATGCGTAATAGCCGAACGCCACATAACGATGATTGGCCAGACTATGAGTTTTCTAACAGCATAGAATCCTCTAAAGATCGCCGACTGATTCGTCGTGTGGCACTGCTGATTTGTTTTGCAATTGCGATTTTATTGTTGTGGTCGACTCAAGCTACGGTTGAAGAGATCTCAAAGAGTAAGGGACAAATTATTCCTTTGGGCCATAAGCAAGTGATTCAATCTCAGAGTGGCGGCACCATTGCATCGGTTGATGTTGAAGAAGGGCAAATGGTGAAAAAAGGTCAGCATTTGGTGCACTTTGTTTCCGAGAAAAATCTATCAACTAAAGATGAATTAGAAGTTAAGCGCGCTAATTTTGAGATGAGAATCAAACGCTACGATGCTTATATCAACAAACAAGCGTTAGATCTTACGGAGTATGCCACCAAGTACCCCAAGCTGACGGCCAACCACATTGAAGCTTTTGATAAAATGAAGGAAAAGCGTGAAGCCAGTGAAAAGGTGATTGAATCGGAGATTCAAAAGACCAATGCCGAATTAAGTGGGGTGTTGGAAGAATTACCTTCGCTCCGCAATCAGCTAAAGGCTTCACATCGAATGTATTTATTGATGAAAGAGGCGGGGCAGAATCAGTCTATATCTGAAGTGAAGTTCTTAGAAACCAAGCAGAAATACGATTCGTATCAGCAACAAGTGAATTCGCTTAATAGTCGCTCTAAGGTGCTGAAACGTTCATTGGATAATTTAAATAAACAGCTTATTCAAAAAGATATAGATTTGGTTTCAGAGGTATCTGAAAAGCGTACCGAAGCACAAACTGACTTAATTGCAACTAATGCTCGCCTGCGCTCTAGTGCAGCTGATGTAAAGGATGACGTGGTTAAAGCGCCAGTTGAAGGGGTGATTCAATCTATTCCAACCACTTCTGCAGGAAGTGTGGTTAAGCCCGGTGGTATGGTCGCGGTCATTGTGCCTGTGACCAAGCAAGGTTTGATGGAAACCAAATTATCGCCTCGTGATATTGGTTTTGTGCAAGTGGGTGATTTGGCGAGAATTAAGATAGATGCGTTTGATTATTCTCGTTATGGTTCCTTAACTGGAGTGGTTAAAAGTATTTCACCGACAACCGACCAAGATCAACGGGGTGGCGTCTACTATAAAGTTAAGATTTCCATTGCTAAACCCTATTTTGAAAAGGATCCTGAGTATCTTAAAACTATCCCCGGCATGACCGGTGAGGCCGATATTATAACGGGTAAAAAAACCGTATTTGAATATTTATGGAAACCTGTATTTACCAATATGACAAGTGCTTTTAGTGAACGCTAA
- a CDS encoding TolC family outer membrane protein, with translation MKRIPLSLLISGLVGLPHLAAATNLSEVYSQAKISDTVVQTAKANKDAAFANVDAKRAPLLPQINLVGTAEGELGDHYYQAPGNKPYSDGYTTGAKIVLDQDLYLRSSWIELGIAEKQARQADANYAAAQQELIMRSAQAYFDVLKAQDELISVQAEKKATKKQWDQAKQRNRAGLAAITDVYDAEAQYDTVLATEVLKQNDLTNSYEKLRKITNQPYNEIDTLDSERFSPAKNNTDSTALINEAHEKNLELLAARIEKDVAQDNIKSANSGHLPSLHFNASYGNEDYQNAWGSSPVDHSHGNDLRAGLTLSVPVYNGGATSAKTDSAQAQYIVASQSLENKYREVDANIRAYNNNVSAAYSAILAYRQVVKSAQAAHKATLSGFRVGTRTIVDVLNSSRRVFEAQRSLSDARYDYITAGLRVKLAAGSLTEQDILDINAGLESPHKSSDAALK, from the coding sequence ATGAAACGAATTCCATTATCCCTACTTATCTCAGGCCTTGTTGGCTTGCCACATCTTGCAGCCGCAACCAACCTGTCAGAAGTCTATTCTCAGGCTAAAATCAGCGATACTGTGGTACAAACAGCCAAAGCAAATAAAGACGCCGCCTTTGCCAATGTGGATGCAAAACGCGCACCACTACTACCACAAATTAACTTAGTTGGTACTGCTGAGGGTGAATTAGGCGATCATTATTATCAGGCCCCTGGTAACAAACCGTATAGTGATGGATATACTACAGGTGCTAAGATCGTCTTAGATCAAGACTTATATCTTCGCTCTAGTTGGATTGAACTGGGCATTGCCGAGAAACAAGCCCGCCAAGCTGATGCCAATTACGCCGCTGCCCAGCAAGAGCTGATCATGCGCTCTGCTCAGGCTTACTTTGACGTATTAAAAGCGCAAGATGAGTTGATATCTGTTCAAGCGGAAAAAAAGGCTACGAAAAAGCAATGGGATCAAGCAAAACAACGTAATCGTGCAGGACTTGCCGCTATTACAGATGTCTATGATGCCGAAGCTCAATACGATACTGTGCTAGCAACGGAAGTATTGAAACAAAATGATCTCACCAACAGCTATGAAAAGCTACGCAAGATCACCAACCAACCTTATAATGAAATTGACACTCTAGACTCAGAGCGTTTTAGCCCCGCTAAAAACAACACCGATTCTACTGCTCTTATCAATGAAGCCCACGAGAAAAACCTTGAGCTTCTGGCCGCACGTATCGAAAAAGATGTTGCGCAAGATAACATTAAGTCTGCTAATTCAGGCCATTTACCTAGCCTGCACTTCAATGCTTCCTATGGTAATGAAGACTACCAAAATGCATGGGGTAGCTCGCCAGTGGATCACAGCCATGGTAACGACCTGCGTGCAGGACTGACGCTATCTGTTCCTGTATACAATGGTGGTGCTACTTCGGCTAAAACAGATTCCGCGCAAGCACAGTACATTGTCGCCAGCCAAAGCCTTGAAAATAAATACCGTGAAGTAGACGCCAACATCCGCGCCTATAACAACAACGTTTCCGCAGCTTACAGCGCTATTCTAGCCTACAGACAAGTGGTTAAATCAGCGCAAGCTGCACACAAAGCCACACTATCTGGCTTCCGAGTTGGCACCCGCACCATTGTGGATGTTCTCAACTCTTCGCGCCGCGTTTTTGAAGCGCAACGCAGCTTATCCGATGCACGCTATGACTACATTACTGCAGGACTTCGCGTGAAGTTAGCGGCAGGTAGCCTAACCGAGCAAGACATCCTAGATATTAACGCTGGGCTTGAGTCACCACACAAATCAAGTGATGCCGCACTAAAATAA